One Eptesicus fuscus isolate TK198812 chromosome 11, DD_ASM_mEF_20220401, whole genome shotgun sequence genomic region harbors:
- the LOC114232186 gene encoding glycine cleavage system H protein, mitochondrial-like — translation MAEELCHDPMTRHCERWGERRLGPAACTALMTQHPCSPWPWGLRAGTVRMLHTRPNLLSVHKFAEKHEWVTTENGIGAVGTSNFAQEAFRDVDYCSLSGIGMKLNKQDEFGALKSVKAASELYFPLSGEVTDQMFPVNPGLVHESCYEDGWPTPGTTSEVDELRVKKHIRNRQHLLKSENGTP, via the coding sequence ATGGCAGAGGAGCTGTGCCATGACCCCATGACACGGCACTGTGAGCGGTGGGGAGAGCGCAGGCTGGGGCCTGCAGCTTGCACTGCCTTGATGACCCAGCACCCTTGCTCACCCTggccctggggcctgagggcgggCACTGTCAGGATGCTGCACACCAGGcccaatctgctttctgtccaTAAATTTGCAGAGAAACATGAATGGGTAACAACAGAAAACGGTATTGGAGCAGTAGGAACCAGCAACTTTGCACAGGAAGCTTTTAGAGATGTTGATTACTGTAGTCTGTCTGGAATTGGGATGAAATTGAACAAACAAGATGAGTTTGGTGCTTTGAAAAGTGTGAAAGCTGCTAGTGAGCTCTATTTTCCTCTATCAGGAGAAGTAACTGATCAAATGTTTCCAGTAAATCCAGGACTTGTCCATGAATCTTGTTACGAAGATGGTTGGCCGACACCGGGTACTACTTCAGAAGTAGATGAACTAAGAGTGAAGAAGCATATAAGAAATAGACAACATCTATTGAAGAGTGAAAATGGAACCCCTTAA